From a single Ooceraea biroi isolate clonal line C1 chromosome 12, Obir_v5.4, whole genome shotgun sequence genomic region:
- the LOC113563029 gene encoding uncharacterized protein LOC113563029, whose translation MVAQNPHISSRQIERGSGINRRSVLRILHRHKFHPYHLSLHQELHGMDFANRVEFCQWAQQQIRINDSFFDTVLFTDEATFTNHGNVNLHNMHFWAVENPHWLRQIEHQRQWSLNVWCGIIDNKIIGPYFIDGHLNGNSYTNFLEHNLVHLLEDLPLITRRTMWYQHDGCPAHFSLVARNKLNEKFANRWIVRGGPVGWPARSPDLTPLDFFLWGTLKDMVYKKEPTTPQIMRQRIIEAYTYY comes from the coding sequence ATGGTGGCTCAAAATCCGCACATTAGTTCGCGACAAATTGAACGAGGATCTGGTATTAATCGGAGGAGCGTACTCCGCATCTTGCATCGTCACAAATTCCATCCATATCACCTTAGCCTTCACCAAGAATTACATGGAATGGACTTTGCAAATCGTGTTGAATTTTGCCAATGGGCTCAACAACAGATTCGAATCAATGACTCATTTTTTGATACAGTGTTATTTACTGATGAGGCAACATTTACTAATCACGGGaatgttaatttacataatatgcatTTCTGGGCAGTGGAAAATCCTCATTGGCTGCGGCAGATTGAACACCAGAGACAATGGTCTTtgaatgtatggtgtggtatcatagataacaaaattattggtcCTTATTTTATCGACGGACATCTAAATGGCAACAGCTACACCAATTTTCTAGAGCATAACTTGGTTCATTTATTAGAAGACCTGCCTTTAATCACACGACGAACAATGTGGTACCAGCATGATGGATGCCCTGCTCATTTTTCATTAGTTGCGAGAAATaaacttaatgaaaaatttgcaaatcgcTGGATTGTACGTGGAGGTCCTGTAGGGTGGCCAGCTCGTTCACCAGACTTGACACCactggatttctttttatggggAACCCTAAAAGACATGGTCTACAAAAAAGAACCAACTACACCTCAAATCATGCGACAACGGATCATTGAAGCCTACACGTATTATTAA
- the LOC105278977 gene encoding uncharacterized protein LOC105278977 isoform X1 yields the protein MFRILVDEINFLQDYGIVLHLPQGDQKVYFALGLLTGDNLGLNTILGYSMSFNATYYCRFCTTRKEDLEKDCFVRKENLRRKEKYLNNIHDGLSKSGLNEYSIWNEGKGFHVYENFASDPLLHEMAEGCLRYGMGHLLYHLMFNEKHFVSQQLIERMKTFDYDINGFSNRPPLVTEEEVENKHLNMSGTEMIHFFLAFGFLVRDFVPCDNKFWHFYIVLRQIFDIIAATNIQTEVSILLEQLIFEHHTLYQELFKDKLKPKYHIMLHFPIMLEMSGSLALFSTMRQESKNRLNKIRANATYSRRNITFTLAFKESLQMCYRLISQTGFTQKFEMGPGNILDQLPENENLDHSYIPVDFRATCIEVPWIDYKGTKYRIGTCVVLGSDNFELPIFGEIQRIYYREGFKVCLVCFTFTTIGFDEHMHAYDVQMSTKISCINIDDLFDHSPLISIRINDGKYFISTRHAL from the coding sequence ATGTTTCGCATATTAGTAGATGAAATCAATTTCCTTCAGGACTATGGTATTGTTTTACATTTGCCACAGGGTGACCAAAAAGTATACTTTGCTCTTGGTTTATTGACTGGAGACAATCTTGGACTCAATACAATATTAGGCTATTCAATGAGTTTTAATGCCACTTATTATTGCCGCTTTTGCACTACCCGAAAGGAAGATTTGGAAAAAGATTGCTTTGtacgaaaagaaaatttgagaaggaaagaaaagtaCTTGAACAATATCCATGATGGTCTATCCAAATCTGGTTTAAATGAATATTCAATTTGGAATGAAGGTAAAGGGTTTCATGTTTATGAAAACTTTGCTTCAGATCCTTTGTTACATGAAATGGCAGAAGGTTGTCTGCGATATGGAATGggtcatttattatatcatttaatgTTCAATGAGAAACATTTTGTAAGTCAACAACTTATTGAAAGAATGAAAACTTTTGATTATGATATAAACGGATTTTCGAACAGGCCGCCACTTGTAACGGAGGAAGAAGTAGAAAACAAACATTTAAATATGTCAGGTACTGAaatgatacatttttttttagctTTTGGTTTTCTAGTTAGAGATTTTGTGCCttgtgataataaattttggcatttttatattgttttacgccaaatatttgatattattgcTGCTACAAATATTCAGACTGAAGTATCGATATTGTTGGAGCAACTCATTTTTGAACATCATACATTGTATCAGGAACTCTTTAAAGATAAACTAAAACCTAAGTATCATATTATGCTACACTTTCCTATAATGCTTGAAATGTCAGGATCATTAGCTTTATTTAGCACAATGAGACAAGAATCGAAAAACAGGCTTAATAAGATTCGTGCTAATGCGACATACTCAAGAAGAAACATTACTTTTACATTAGCGTTCAAAGAATCTCTGCAAATGTGTTATAGATTAATAAGTCAGACAGGATTTACTCAGAAATTTGAAATGGGACCAGGGAATATTTTAGACCAGTTGCCTGAAAACGAAAATTTAGATCATTCATACATTCCTGTTGATTTTAGAGCAACGTGCATAGAGGTTCCATGGATTGATTATAAGGGAACAAAATATAGAATTGGTACATGTGTTGTTCTTGGGTCAGATAATTTTGAATTGCCTATCTTTGGTGAGATTCAAAGGATATATTACAGGGAGGGCTTCAAGGTTTGTCTTGTGTGTTTTACCTTTACAACAATTGGCTTTGATGAACATATGCATGCCTATGATGTTCAAATGAGTACTAAAATTTCTTGTATTAACATTGATGATTTGTTTGATCACTCTCCACTTATTTCAATCAGAATAAATGatggcaaatattttatttctacaaGGCATGCATTGTGA
- the LOC105278977 gene encoding uncharacterized protein LOC105278977 isoform X2 encodes MKLIEKLRRAELRSANLEEEQDVNDFHDFHGIGTSETQLDSFQWLRQCLEPQNEATIKWKETASIRLLKLRSTEYRRKKDKQFVGTITDYFDEFRVLRQSWGYILVNY; translated from the exons atgaaattaattgaaaaacttaGAAGAGCAGAGCTTCGAAGTGCCAATTTGGAAGAAGAGCAGGACGTAAATGACTTTCATGATTTTCATG GAATAGGCACTTCAGAAACACAGTTAGACAGCTTTCAATGGTTACGACAATGCCTGGAGCCACAGAATGAGGCCACtataaaatggaaagagaCTGCCTCTATAAGACTTTTGAAACTTAGAAGTACAGAATACAGACGGAAAAAAGACAAACAGTTTGTTGGTACAATCACTGATTACTTCGATGAATTTCGTGTTTTACGACAATCATGGGGTTATATTTTGGTAAATTACTag